Proteins encoded in a region of the Streptomyces sp. NBC_00513 genome:
- a CDS encoding polysialyltransferase family glycosyltransferase, translating into MNVTQIFLASTPYGAATLAAGVDAGVFPPAGRRILLTSNHSVTPEITPGLTAMPGFDALRRRFDEVRDWNAFIAPQHPGTWTPRTEDVPLWERQLRASWGLGEDRVELVVESLQVPPAQGLCQVFPGAAVDVYADGLMSYGPTRVRLDPRIGMRVRRVLHLDLVPGLEPLLLTEFGVPAEPVPAADFLKVLAELTSYGEPPAHVGESPAVLLGQYLAALELLSAAEEEDLHVEMVRGAYARGHRELVFKPHPSAPAAYSRRAEEEARRLGARLTVITEPVLAETLYERLRPALVVGCFSTGLLTASTLYGIPVARTGTGAMLERLTPYENSNRIPLVLVDALLPDLAGSGEPPRAVDLPALVAAVGFTMQPRVLAERRADVERFLAAHPTADTARYFRRRRLTALALPGGVPARLSFLPRNRLVRRAGRRLLRRFPVLRRLR; encoded by the coding sequence GTGAACGTCACCCAGATCTTCCTCGCCTCCACCCCGTACGGCGCGGCGACGCTCGCGGCCGGCGTCGACGCGGGGGTCTTCCCGCCCGCCGGCCGGCGGATCCTGCTGACGAGCAACCACTCCGTCACCCCCGAGATCACCCCCGGGCTCACCGCGATGCCGGGGTTCGACGCGCTGCGCCGACGCTTCGACGAGGTGCGCGACTGGAACGCCTTCATCGCGCCACAGCATCCGGGCACCTGGACCCCGCGCACCGAGGACGTCCCTTTGTGGGAGCGGCAGTTGAGGGCGTCGTGGGGGCTCGGGGAGGACCGGGTCGAACTGGTCGTGGAGTCCCTTCAGGTGCCGCCGGCGCAGGGCCTGTGCCAGGTGTTCCCGGGCGCGGCCGTCGACGTGTACGCCGACGGGCTGATGAGTTACGGCCCCACCCGCGTCCGGCTCGACCCGCGGATCGGGATGCGGGTGCGGCGGGTCCTGCACCTGGACCTGGTACCGGGCTTGGAGCCGTTGCTGCTGACGGAGTTCGGCGTGCCGGCGGAACCGGTGCCCGCGGCGGACTTCCTGAAGGTGCTGGCGGAGCTGACCTCGTACGGGGAGCCGCCGGCGCACGTCGGTGAATCCCCGGCGGTCCTGTTGGGCCAGTACCTCGCCGCGCTGGAGCTGCTGTCCGCGGCGGAGGAGGAGGACCTGCACGTGGAGATGGTGCGCGGCGCGTACGCCCGGGGCCATCGGGAGCTGGTCTTCAAACCGCACCCGAGCGCGCCGGCGGCGTACTCGCGGCGGGCGGAGGAGGAGGCGCGGCGGTTGGGGGCGCGGCTGACGGTGATCACGGAGCCGGTGTTGGCGGAGACCCTGTACGAGCGGCTGCGGCCGGCGCTGGTGGTGGGCTGCTTCTCGACGGGCCTGTTGACGGCGTCGACGCTGTACGGGATCCCGGTGGCCCGGACCGGGACGGGAGCCATGCTGGAGCGGCTGACCCCGTACGAGAACAGCAACCGGATCCCGTTGGTCCTGGTGGACGCGCTGCTGCCGGACCTCGCGGGGTCGGGTGAGCCCCCGCGCGCCGTCGACCTGCCCGCCCTGGTGGCGGCGGTGGGCTTCACGATGCAGCCGCGCGTGCTCGCGGAGCGGCGGGCGGACGTGGAACGCTTCCTGGCCGCGCACCCGACGGCGGACACCGCCCGGTACTTCAGGCGCCGCCGGCTGACGGCGCTCGCCCTGCCGGGCGGGGTCCCGGCGCGGCTGTCGTTCCTTCCGCGCAACCGGCTCGTGCGCCGGGCGGGCCGTCGGCTGTTGCGCCGGTTCCCGGTGCTGCGCCGGCTGCGCTGA
- a CDS encoding succinate dehydrogenase hydrophobic membrane anchor subunit, giving the protein MSSDTSPNMTKTAIGDVEGVSLYDVENPAPYIEAPRKRTGRTPRSTRGNFEMVAWLFMRLSGIVLVVLVIGHLLIQLVLDGGVSKIGFAFVAGRWASPFWQVWDLLMLWLAMLHGSNGLRTVINDYAERANTRLWLKGLLYTATVFTILLGTLVIFTFDPNIR; this is encoded by the coding sequence ATGTCTTCTGACACTTCTCCCAACATGACCAAGACGGCCATCGGCGACGTCGAGGGAGTCTCCCTCTACGACGTCGAGAACCCGGCGCCGTACATCGAGGCCCCGCGCAAGCGCACCGGCAGGACGCCGCGCTCGACCCGCGGCAACTTCGAGATGGTCGCGTGGCTCTTCATGCGCCTCTCGGGCATCGTCCTGGTCGTGCTCGTCATCGGCCACCTGCTCATCCAGCTGGTGCTGGACGGCGGCGTCTCCAAGATCGGCTTCGCCTTCGTGGCGGGCCGCTGGGCGTCCCCGTTCTGGCAGGTCTGGGACCTGCTGATGCTGTGGCTGGCCATGCTGCACGGCTCCAACGGCCTGCGCACGGTCATCAACGACTACGCGGAGCGCGCCAACACGCGGCTGTGGCTGAAGGGCCTGCTCTACACCGCCACGGTGTTCACCATTCTTCTGGGCACGCTGGTGATCTTCACCTTCGACCCGAACATCCGCTAG
- a CDS encoding RNA polymerase sigma factor: MLGDDAELTAAVLAAQDGDENAFRAVYRAAHPRLLGYVRTLVGDGDAEDVTSEAWLQIARDLASFTGDADRFRGWAARIARNRALDHIRMRGRRPAIGGDESELTGHAADCDTAGAAMESLSTGLTMALIAQLPQDQAEAVVLRVVVGLDAKSAAETLGKRPGAVRTAAHRGLKKLAELLGAEAGVDPDALVLSDPDAGTALHFGHNAEGQARGGSGVRDLDAVPAQRGRGGGLVEQTGVTHSRWRTQKDM; this comes from the coding sequence TTGCTGGGGGACGACGCGGAGCTGACCGCCGCGGTGCTCGCGGCACAGGACGGCGACGAGAACGCGTTCCGTGCTGTGTACCGCGCCGCGCACCCACGCCTGCTCGGATACGTACGCACGCTCGTCGGTGACGGCGACGCGGAAGACGTCACCTCCGAGGCCTGGCTGCAGATCGCCCGCGACCTCGCCTCCTTCACCGGCGACGCCGACCGCTTCCGCGGCTGGGCCGCCCGCATCGCCCGCAACCGGGCCCTCGACCACATCCGCATGCGCGGACGGCGTCCCGCCATCGGCGGCGACGAGAGCGAACTGACCGGACACGCCGCGGACTGCGACACGGCGGGCGCGGCCATGGAGTCCCTCTCCACCGGCCTCACCATGGCGCTCATAGCCCAGCTCCCGCAGGACCAGGCCGAGGCCGTCGTCCTGCGCGTGGTCGTGGGCCTGGACGCCAAGAGCGCCGCCGAGACCCTCGGCAAGCGCCCGGGCGCGGTGCGCACCGCCGCGCACCGGGGCCTGAAGAAGCTCGCCGAACTGCTGGGCGCCGAGGCCGGCGTCGATCCCGACGCCCTCGTGCTGTCCGATCCGGACGCGGGGACCGCCCTCCACTTCGGTCATAATGCCGAAGGCCAGGCCAGGGGCGGTTCAGGCGTACGAGATCTCGACGCGGTCCCGGCGCAGCGCGGCCGCGGCGGGGGCCTCGTGGAACAAACCGGTGTGACGCATTCACGTTGGCGGACGCAGAAGGACATGTGA
- a CDS encoding L,D-transpeptidase family protein, with the protein MANGDESEQIRELQARLKQLKLMSVAPTGFYGSKTTAAVKTFQSGHGLPATGSVDDATWKSVQGVSRKPTEAELRPPTTIEVDTPDPRCMQGRVMCISKESRTLAWMIDGKIVSSFDVRFGSENTPTREGEFKVEWKAKDWTSTIYHTPMPYSMFFSQGQAVHYSSDFAARGYSGASHGCVNVRDKVKLAALFDQVKVGDKVVVYW; encoded by the coding sequence ATGGCGAACGGGGACGAGAGCGAGCAGATCCGCGAGCTCCAGGCACGGCTCAAGCAGCTCAAGCTGATGTCGGTGGCGCCCACCGGCTTCTACGGTTCGAAGACGACCGCCGCGGTGAAGACCTTCCAGTCGGGTCACGGCCTGCCCGCGACCGGTTCGGTGGACGACGCGACCTGGAAGAGCGTCCAGGGGGTCAGCCGGAAGCCGACCGAGGCGGAGCTGCGTCCGCCGACCACCATCGAGGTCGACACGCCGGACCCGCGGTGCATGCAGGGCCGGGTGATGTGCATCAGCAAGGAGAGCCGGACCCTCGCCTGGATGATCGACGGCAAGATCGTCTCGTCGTTCGACGTGCGCTTCGGGTCGGAGAACACCCCGACCCGCGAGGGCGAGTTCAAGGTCGAGTGGAAGGCCAAGGACTGGACGTCGACGATCTACCACACGCCGATGCCGTACTCGATGTTCTTCAGTCAGGGCCAGGCGGTGCACTACTCGTCGGACTTCGCGGCCCGCGGGTACTCCGGCGCCTCGCACGGATGCGTGAACGTCCGGGACAAGGTGAAGCTGGCGGCGCTGTTCGACCAGGTGAAGGTGGGCGACAAGGTCGTCGTCTACTGGTGA
- a CDS encoding glycosyltransferase family 2 protein, with protein sequence MVKLSVVVPFFNVQTYAPDALKSLALNAREDFEFLLVDDRSTDGTPELLERAAAELPGAVFLGRDENGGLATARNTGLDAARGEYLAFLDGDDWLAPGHLARTVAAIEALNCDFVRTDHVQVTGRARSVQRVPYGPQGVVADPRAGILPAGRATAVDYPFAWAGMYHRRLLDRGLLHFTDGLRTAEDRPWIWRLHREARSFAPVGLPGIFYRRGISTSLTQIGDERQLDFIRAFDQVLSEAAADRESDLLLPKAVRTYCAIIAHHIGSIERFEPAVARKLRAMSAAALARMPRAVLEQALDSMDTERSTLLRRLRRRGPAGAAA encoded by the coding sequence GTGGTGAAGCTCTCTGTCGTCGTGCCGTTCTTCAACGTGCAGACATACGCCCCGGATGCCCTGAAAAGCCTCGCACTCAATGCTCGGGAGGACTTCGAGTTCCTGCTGGTCGACGACCGGTCGACGGACGGGACGCCCGAACTGTTGGAACGGGCCGCCGCCGAGCTGCCCGGCGCGGTGTTCCTCGGACGGGACGAGAACGGCGGCCTGGCCACCGCCCGCAACACCGGGTTGGACGCGGCGCGCGGCGAGTACCTCGCGTTCCTCGACGGGGACGATTGGCTGGCGCCCGGTCACCTGGCCCGCACGGTGGCCGCCATCGAGGCCCTGAACTGCGATTTCGTCCGTACAGACCATGTTCAGGTCACGGGGCGGGCGCGCAGTGTGCAGCGCGTCCCGTACGGGCCGCAGGGGGTGGTGGCCGATCCGCGTGCCGGGATCCTGCCGGCCGGGCGGGCCACGGCGGTGGACTATCCGTTCGCCTGGGCGGGGATGTACCACCGGCGGCTGCTGGACCGGGGTCTGCTGCACTTCACCGACGGGCTGCGGACGGCGGAGGACCGGCCGTGGATCTGGCGGCTGCACCGGGAGGCGAGGTCCTTCGCGCCGGTCGGATTGCCGGGGATCTTCTATCGTCGGGGCATTTCCACCTCACTGACCCAGATCGGCGACGAGCGTCAGCTCGATTTCATTCGCGCATTCGATCAAGTCCTTTCGGAGGCGGCGGCCGACCGGGAATCCGATCTACTGCTGCCGAAAGCCGTTCGCACGTATTGCGCCATCATCGCGCACCACATCGGATCCATCGAAAGGTTCGAACCGGCCGTGGCCAGAAAACTCCGCGCGATGAGCGCGGCAGCCCTCGCGCGCATGCCCCGCGCGGTGTTGGAGCAGGCCCTGGACTCGATGGACACCGAGCGCTCGACGCTGCTGCGCAGGCTGCGCCGCCGCGGCCCGGCGGGAGCCGCCGCGTGA
- the sdhC gene encoding succinate dehydrogenase, cytochrome b556 subunit, with protein MPAGTLYRGREGMWSWVAHRVTGVLIFFFLFVHVLDTALVRVSPEAYDDVVATYKTPIVALLEYGLVAAILFHALNGLRVIAVDFWAKGPRYQKQMLWSVVVIWLVLMAGALYPVLGHAYLELFGK; from the coding sequence GTGCCGGCTGGAACGTTGTACCGCGGCCGGGAAGGAATGTGGTCCTGGGTGGCTCATCGAGTCACCGGCGTCCTCATCTTCTTCTTCCTGTTCGTACACGTCCTCGACACCGCTCTCGTCCGCGTCTCCCCCGAGGCGTACGACGATGTCGTGGCTACCTACAAGACTCCGATCGTCGCGCTGCTGGAGTACGGCCTCGTCGCCGCAATCCTGTTCCACGCGCTCAACGGTCTCCGCGTGATCGCCGTGGACTTCTGGGCCAAGGGCCCGCGCTACCAGAAGCAGATGCTCTGGTCCGTCGTGGTCATCTGGCTCGTCCTGATGGCCGGGGCCCTGTACCCCGTCCTGGGTCACGCCTACCTCGAACTGTTCGGGAAGTGA
- a CDS encoding DUF6716 putative glycosyltransferase, whose translation MRNSFGRVPASSSRGDRRIAVLADSDTRWKWGALTARRLAPDHLPTGYLLRGRATPTARQLGEVGVRTAAGTADAAPGPTEVTCAEFLAEIAPGRDRHDVVVLALVGGAVQAVLHGARALWPDPAARPVFVTGYVGVVYEKLADGLLLRHGADLVLANSRHDAGRFRAVYEGVGADPDAVTETALPFLGGAPHVPDTGRARTVVFAVQPSVPESRADRAYLLARAAGHARRHPDRQVSVKLRSRPGEHTTHLEEHPYQRLADRLPGGMPANCRLVYGNMGEVLDDADLLVTVSSTAALESLHRGIPTAVLTDLGIREALGNHHFLGSGCLASWDQLDEGLLPRADPDWLADQGVAPIAGPGAAARNADTAPTGSADPFDAARARLADLLGKAQLPPVAPYYTPVTAPGYLPGILARHHLAPDGTPLPGAVRRDAGRSPARRWLRAHLREAARGAYRHGVQRVAPVIRRLGEL comes from the coding sequence ATGCGGAATAGCTTCGGCCGGGTGCCAGCCAGTAGCAGTCGTGGCGATCGACGCATCGCCGTACTCGCAGATTCCGACACGCGGTGGAAATGGGGTGCCCTCACCGCGCGCCGCCTCGCACCCGACCACCTCCCCACCGGATACCTGCTGCGCGGCCGGGCCACCCCCACGGCGCGCCAACTCGGCGAGGTCGGCGTGCGGACGGCCGCGGGAACGGCCGACGCCGCCCCCGGACCGACCGAGGTGACCTGCGCCGAGTTCCTCGCGGAGATCGCCCCCGGACGCGACCGCCACGACGTGGTCGTCCTCGCCCTCGTCGGCGGCGCCGTCCAGGCCGTACTGCACGGGGCCCGCGCACTGTGGCCCGACCCGGCCGCCCGCCCCGTGTTCGTCACCGGCTACGTCGGGGTCGTCTACGAGAAACTCGCCGACGGTCTGCTGCTGCGGCACGGCGCCGACCTCGTCCTCGCCAACTCCCGTCACGACGCGGGCCGGTTCCGCGCCGTGTACGAAGGCGTGGGCGCCGATCCGGACGCCGTCACCGAGACCGCGCTGCCCTTCCTGGGCGGCGCCCCCCACGTGCCCGACACGGGCCGCGCCCGGACGGTCGTCTTCGCCGTCCAGCCCTCCGTGCCGGAGAGCCGCGCGGACCGGGCGTACCTCCTCGCGCGGGCCGCGGGGCACGCCCGACGCCACCCCGACCGACAGGTGTCGGTCAAACTCCGCAGCCGGCCCGGGGAGCACACCACGCACCTGGAGGAGCACCCCTACCAGCGCCTCGCCGACCGGCTGCCCGGGGGGATGCCCGCCAACTGCCGACTGGTGTACGGGAACATGGGCGAGGTACTGGACGACGCCGACCTGCTGGTCACGGTGTCCTCCACCGCCGCCCTGGAATCCCTGCACCGGGGCATCCCGACCGCCGTCCTGACCGACCTCGGCATCCGCGAGGCGCTCGGCAACCACCACTTCCTCGGCTCCGGCTGCCTGGCCTCCTGGGACCAACTGGACGAGGGACTGCTGCCGCGCGCGGACCCGGACTGGCTCGCCGACCAGGGCGTGGCCCCGATCGCCGGCCCGGGCGCCGCCGCACGGAACGCCGACACGGCCCCGACCGGATCCGCCGACCCCTTCGATGCCGCCCGCGCACGACTCGCCGACCTCCTGGGGAAGGCCCAACTCCCGCCCGTGGCCCCGTACTACACCCCGGTCACCGCCCCCGGATACCTCCCGGGCATCCTCGCCCGCCACCACCTCGCCCCCGACGGGACCCCGCTGCCCGGCGCCGTCCGACGGGACGCGGGGCGGTCCCCGGCCCGCCGCTGGCTCCGCGCGCACCTGCGCGAGGCCGCGCGGGGCGCCTACCGGCACGGCGTCCAACGGGTGGCCCCCGTGATCCGACGCCTGGGGGAGCTGTGA
- a CDS encoding 2-oxo-4-hydroxy-4-carboxy-5-ureidoimidazoline decarboxylase encodes MGARRGTQHGTRSRRRPVPRAPRRSAPRRPPAKSPTRSLSCTCGANPHVTAFKYLSSTSSTAGDQACAERGVTQNASEALTGIRACRTSPCRTATGASPVGGGGLGRLPLFGLVIHARRHPFGSLTGEIPEWVRHTLPCVASVATHPRRAPRSPPLSSHLPAQVRGGSDPSRGSGLTRFNALSPDAAHAALSFCCGSRRWAHRMTAHRPYPDIASLLAAADEASYDLSQADLTEALAGEASAELGHGASYAARLALDAARAEYERTFGHAFVICLDGHPPEEQADQLLAAIRRRMAHEVDEERSISADELRRLSQARLAGLLDRLPALLDRLTSSDGLSAADFGLFAPVG; translated from the coding sequence GTGGGTGCGCGGCGCGGTACACAGCACGGAACGCGTTCTCGTCGCCGTCCTGTGCCGCGAGCACCGCGGCGGTCAGCTCCGCGTCGTCCCCCAGCAAAGTCCCCAACCCGTTCACTGTCCTGTACGTGTGGCGCAAATCCGCACGTTACGGCTTTCAAGTACCTCTCGTCCACGAGTTCTACAGCCGGCGACCAAGCCTGTGCGGAGCGGGGTGTGACACAAAACGCATCCGAGGCGCTGACAGGGATACGGGCTTGTCGCACGAGTCCGTGTCGGACGGCGACCGGGGCCTCTCCTGTGGGGGGTGGCGGCCTCGGTCGCCTTCCCCTCTTCGGGCTGGTCATACACGCCAGACGTCATCCTTTCGGCTCACTTACGGGTGAAATCCCCGAATGGGTACGACACACCCTGCCCTGCGTCGCTAGCGTGGCGACACACCCACGCCGCGCCCCGAGGAGCCCCCCGCTGTCCAGCCACCTTCCGGCACAGGTTCGTGGCGGCTCCGACCCTTCCCGCGGATCCGGGCTGACGCGGTTCAACGCCCTCTCGCCCGACGCGGCCCACGCGGCCCTGTCGTTCTGCTGCGGCAGCCGACGCTGGGCACACCGGATGACCGCGCACCGACCGTATCCGGACATCGCGTCGCTGTTGGCGGCGGCCGACGAGGCCTCGTACGACCTCTCCCAGGCCGATCTGACGGAGGCCCTGGCCGGCGAGGCCTCGGCGGAACTCGGACACGGGGCCTCGTACGCCGCCCGGCTCGCCCTCGACGCGGCCCGGGCGGAGTACGAACGAACCTTCGGGCACGCCTTCGTGATCTGCCTGGACGGGCACCCCCCGGAGGAGCAGGCGGACCAGCTGCTGGCCGCGATCCGCCGCAGGATGGCTCACGAGGTGGACGAGGAACGCTCGATCTCCGCCGACGAGCTGCGCCGACTCTCCCAGGCCCGACTCGCCGGTCTGTTGGACCGACTGCCCGCCCTCTTGGACCGACTGACCTCGTCCGATGGGCTGTCTGCGGCTGATTTCGGGCTATTCGCCCCTGTGGGATAG
- a CDS encoding N-acetylneuraminate synthase family protein yields the protein MSATANSRLRTFGSRTAGPGHPVYVVGEIGINHNGDLGNAFALIDAAAEAGCDAVKFQKRTPEICTPRDQWDIERDTPWGRMTYIDYRHRVEFDEADYLAIDEHCAKRGIDWFASPWDTEAVAFLEKFDVPAHKVASASLTDDELLRALRATGRTVVLSTGMSTPRQIRHAVEVLGSDNILLCHATSTYPAKAEELNLKVINTLREEYPNVPIGYSGHETGLQTTLAAVALGATFVERHITLDRAMWGSDQAASVEPGGLTRLVRDIRTIETALGDGVKRVYESELAPMKKLRRFQGDLTAV from the coding sequence ATGAGCGCCACCGCCAACTCCCGCCTCCGCACCTTCGGTTCGCGCACCGCAGGCCCCGGCCACCCCGTCTACGTCGTCGGCGAGATCGGCATCAACCACAACGGCGACCTCGGCAACGCCTTCGCGCTCATCGACGCCGCCGCCGAAGCCGGCTGCGACGCCGTCAAGTTCCAGAAGCGCACCCCCGAGATCTGCACCCCGCGCGACCAGTGGGACATCGAGCGCGACACCCCCTGGGGTCGGATGACCTACATCGACTACCGCCACCGCGTCGAGTTCGACGAGGCCGACTACCTGGCCATAGACGAGCACTGCGCCAAGCGCGGCATCGACTGGTTCGCCTCCCCGTGGGACACCGAGGCCGTCGCCTTCCTGGAGAAGTTCGACGTCCCCGCCCACAAGGTGGCCTCCGCCTCCCTCACCGACGACGAACTGCTGCGCGCGCTGCGCGCCACCGGACGCACCGTCGTCCTGTCCACCGGCATGTCCACCCCCCGGCAGATCCGGCACGCCGTCGAGGTGCTCGGCAGCGACAACATCCTTCTGTGCCACGCCACTTCGACCTACCCGGCCAAGGCCGAGGAGCTCAACCTGAAGGTGATCAACACCCTTCGGGAGGAGTACCCCAACGTCCCCATCGGCTACTCCGGCCACGAGACCGGCCTCCAGACCACCCTGGCCGCCGTCGCCCTCGGCGCCACCTTCGTCGAGCGCCACATCACCCTCGACCGCGCCATGTGGGGCTCCGACCAGGCCGCCTCCGTCGAGCCGGGCGGACTGACCCGCCTGGTCCGTGACATCCGCACCATCGAGACCGCCCTCGGCGACGGCGTCAAGCGCGTCTACGAGTCCGAGCTGGCCCCCATGAAGAAGCTCCGCCGCTTCCAGGGCGACCTCACTGCGGTCTGA
- the leuE gene encoding leucine efflux protein LeuE: MLGVTDLPTYLAGLVLIVLLPGPNSLYVLSVAARKGVREGYKAACGVFTGDTVLMVLTAAGAGALLQASPVVFTVVKLLGAGYLAWLAVGMMRAAWGMWRDRALRQEEALAEPAAADERPYRRALVVSLFNPKAILFLLSFFVQFVDPGYAYPALSFLLLGTLSQLASFLYLSTLIFTGTRLSAAFRRRKRLSAGATSAAGVLFLGFAAKLATG; the protein is encoded by the coding sequence ATGCTGGGTGTCACCGATCTGCCGACGTATCTCGCGGGCCTTGTCCTGATCGTCCTCCTCCCCGGACCGAACTCGCTGTACGTGCTGTCCGTCGCGGCACGCAAGGGAGTCCGGGAGGGGTACAAGGCCGCCTGCGGCGTGTTCACCGGGGACACCGTCCTGATGGTGCTCACCGCCGCCGGCGCGGGCGCGCTGCTCCAGGCCAGCCCGGTGGTGTTCACGGTGGTGAAACTGCTCGGGGCCGGCTACCTGGCGTGGCTCGCCGTGGGCATGATGCGGGCCGCGTGGGGGATGTGGCGCGACCGGGCGCTGCGCCAGGAGGAGGCGCTGGCCGAACCCGCCGCGGCGGACGAGCGGCCCTACCGGCGGGCGCTGGTGGTCAGCCTGTTCAACCCCAAGGCCATCCTGTTCCTGCTGTCGTTCTTCGTGCAGTTCGTGGACCCCGGGTACGCCTACCCCGCCCTGTCCTTCCTGCTCCTCGGCACGCTGTCACAGCTCGCCAGCTTCCTGTACCTGTCCACCCTGATCTTCACCGGCACCCGACTGTCGGCGGCCTTCCGCCGCCGCAAGCGGCTGTCCGCCGGCGCGACCTCCGCCGCGGGCGTCCTCTTCCTCGGCTTCGCCGCCAAACTCGCCACGGGCTGA